The Nitrospira sp. genome contains a region encoding:
- a CDS encoding response regulator — MSQQATILLIEDEPEIRRFLRTSLPAHGFRLHEAATGKDGLIETKARNPDLILLDLGLPDLDGTEMIRQLREWTQIPIIVLSARDQEQAKVAALDLGADDYITKPFGVNELLARMRAALRHASRTAESGESVFTLGDLKADLGRRQVFVSGKEVHLTPIEYKLLTTLIRYAGKVLTHRQLLKEVWGPLHVEEGHYLRVYMRQLRNKLEKTPAHPRYLVTELGVGYRLRTE; from the coding sequence ATGTCACAACAAGCAACGATACTCCTGATCGAGGATGAACCGGAGATCCGGCGGTTTCTTAGAACTTCCTTACCGGCGCATGGTTTCCGACTCCACGAAGCCGCGACGGGGAAGGATGGGCTCATCGAAACCAAGGCGAGAAACCCGGATCTCATCCTTCTGGATCTCGGGCTCCCGGATCTCGATGGAACCGAGATGATTCGCCAACTGCGGGAGTGGACGCAGATTCCCATTATCGTGCTGTCGGCTCGAGACCAGGAACAGGCGAAAGTGGCGGCGCTCGACCTGGGCGCGGACGACTACATCACTAAGCCGTTTGGAGTGAACGAACTCCTTGCGCGGATGCGGGCGGCGCTTCGCCATGCGTCCCGAACAGCCGAAAGCGGTGAATCAGTGTTTACCCTCGGTGATCTGAAGGCAGATCTCGGGCGTCGGCAGGTGTTTGTTTCAGGGAAAGAAGTTCATCTGACCCCGATCGAATATAAGCTGCTCACCACCTTGATCCGGTATGCCGGTAAGGTGCTGACCCACCGTCAGCTGTTGAAGGAAGTCTGGGGCCCGCTCCATGTGGAAGAAGGTCATTATCTGCGTGTGTATATGCGCCAGTTGAGAAACAAACTGGAGAAGACCCCCGCCCATCCCCGCTATCTTGTCACGGAGCTTGGAGTTGGATATCGACTCCGGACAGAATGA
- a CDS encoding porin: protein MRVGAGQFSPVDQKIIGQRDRFCEHLCCLVIVCAVLGTAPVSEAQDLSQQSKENPTSLNRPSNSADAGTANWHYGAYLDVSYIGNFNFPDNHLWRSRTTSFQHNEVSPNMGLAYVRKDAGEASRWGMELGFQGGRDSEEFAFLAGERRVDGADVLRHVHRANVSYLAPVGKGMLITAGLFNSLMGYESLYAKDNANYTRSWIADNTPYMMFGVNAQYPVNENFTITAFVVNSYYHLAHPNDLPSYGGRWIWKATPRFTLIQTLYGGPDQRQTSLEFWRLYGNHILEWKGDDVTVAASFDVGTESIAGQPGSPRTFVMGGNVVVRWHVTGPWSVALRPEFYWDRNGRWTGAEQFVKAITSTVEYKFPYKWMNTIIRVEHRYDESTGVGGGFFKNGEIRPGVNELAPGQHLFLLGMLLSLDSP from the coding sequence ATGCGGGTAGGCGCTGGTCAGTTCTCTCCGGTTGATCAGAAGATAATCGGTCAACGAGACCGATTCTGCGAACACCTCTGTTGCTTGGTGATCGTCTGTGCGGTACTCGGAACGGCGCCTGTCTCCGAGGCTCAGGACTTGAGCCAGCAGTCGAAGGAAAATCCCACGTCTCTGAATCGTCCATCGAATTCCGCAGATGCCGGGACGGCCAACTGGCACTATGGCGCCTATCTCGATGTGAGTTACATCGGCAATTTCAATTTTCCCGACAATCACCTCTGGCGCAGTCGGACCACTTCATTCCAGCATAATGAGGTTTCACCCAACATGGGGTTGGCATATGTGCGAAAGGACGCGGGGGAGGCTTCGCGTTGGGGCATGGAGCTTGGCTTCCAAGGCGGCCGAGATTCGGAGGAGTTTGCATTCCTGGCTGGTGAAAGGCGGGTCGATGGAGCGGACGTGCTCAGACATGTGCACCGGGCGAATGTGTCGTATCTGGCTCCGGTCGGAAAGGGAATGCTGATCACCGCCGGCCTGTTCAATAGTTTGATGGGGTACGAGTCACTCTATGCAAAGGATAACGCCAACTACACGCGGTCATGGATCGCGGACAATACGCCGTACATGATGTTCGGTGTGAATGCTCAGTATCCGGTGAATGAGAATTTCACCATCACTGCTTTTGTCGTCAACAGTTATTATCATCTCGCGCACCCGAACGATCTCCCGAGCTACGGGGGGAGATGGATCTGGAAAGCCACGCCACGGTTCACGCTGATCCAAACACTTTACGGAGGACCGGATCAGAGGCAAACATCCTTGGAGTTCTGGCGTCTGTATGGAAATCACATTCTGGAATGGAAAGGTGACGATGTGACGGTGGCGGCGTCCTTTGATGTCGGAACTGAGAGCATCGCCGGTCAACCTGGCAGCCCACGAACCTTTGTCATGGGAGGCAACGTGGTGGTGAGATGGCATGTCACCGGTCCTTGGTCTGTAGCGCTGCGGCCTGAGTTTTACTGGGACCGGAACGGCCGGTGGACAGGAGCCGAGCAGTTCGTAAAGGCCATCACGTCTACCGTTGAGTACAAGTTCCCGTACAAATGGATGAATACGATCATACGAGTCGAACATCGTTACGATGAATCAACTGGAGTTGGAGGCGGGTTTTTCAAGAACGGCGAGATCCGTCCCGGTGTAAATGAACTTGCGCCAGGGCAACACCTGTTCTTACTGGGAATGCTTCTAAGCTTGGATTCACCGTGA
- a CDS encoding M20/M25/M40 family metallo-hydrolase gives MVNQRQLRTFINESRPGFEDLLGQMVKVPSISMDSSRTGDMRRMADLAAQYLVGIGAKVQVVETGGYPLISGGWTTGAKHPTVTIYNHLDVQPAQEPEWKQAPFEFRNEHGMYHGRGATDDKGPALTALFGARYVIEQGLPINIRFLWELEEEIGSPHFAEGLKDGAAVPRPDSVVVSDTIWIAKGRPAVPYGLRGLLGARLVLRTGEKDAHSGVTGGAARNPLAELMEVANTCLDAKTGRVKIPGFYDEVVKPTKEEIKNFLQSGFQVKRFKAAYGFRSLRTQDPADIMRRIWASPTFEIHGLSGGYHGQGVKTVVPGHAELKVSMRLVPNQTPERVFAMLKKHVARVNPSVKVEREGMLQPFKGDFAGPYVDCVKRAIKAGFGKDPAFVREGGSIGAVVTMQKAWKAPILFMGLSLPEHGYHAPNEYYDWGQASGGMKAFAHYFSELAQIGKE, from the coding sequence ATGGTGAATCAGCGGCAGCTCCGGACGTTCATAAACGAATCGCGGCCGGGATTTGAGGATCTCTTGGGTCAGATGGTGAAGGTTCCGTCGATCAGTATGGACTCATCCCGAACGGGCGATATGCGGCGCATGGCCGATCTCGCGGCTCAGTATTTGGTGGGGATAGGCGCCAAGGTGCAAGTGGTTGAAACCGGTGGATACCCTCTCATCTCTGGTGGATGGACAACAGGGGCTAAGCATCCGACCGTTACGATCTACAATCATCTGGATGTGCAACCGGCGCAGGAGCCGGAATGGAAGCAAGCGCCGTTCGAGTTTAGAAATGAGCACGGCATGTACCATGGTCGAGGCGCCACCGATGACAAGGGGCCGGCTCTTACGGCGTTGTTCGGTGCTCGATATGTCATCGAGCAAGGTTTGCCGATCAACATCCGTTTTCTGTGGGAACTGGAAGAAGAGATCGGGAGTCCGCATTTTGCCGAGGGACTTAAGGACGGCGCCGCCGTCCCAAGACCGGATTCCGTCGTCGTCTCGGATACCATCTGGATTGCCAAGGGACGGCCTGCGGTACCATACGGCTTGCGCGGTCTGCTCGGCGCGCGACTGGTTTTGCGCACCGGGGAGAAAGATGCACACTCGGGTGTAACCGGAGGCGCAGCTCGCAACCCCCTGGCTGAGTTGATGGAGGTCGCGAATACCTGCCTCGACGCCAAGACCGGCCGAGTGAAGATACCGGGATTTTATGACGAGGTCGTTAAGCCTACGAAGGAGGAGATCAAGAATTTCCTCCAGTCCGGCTTTCAAGTAAAACGCTTCAAAGCAGCCTACGGATTCCGGTCTTTGCGTACGCAGGATCCCGCCGATATCATGCGACGAATCTGGGCATCTCCGACCTTTGAGATTCATGGTCTCAGCGGGGGATACCATGGGCAAGGCGTGAAAACGGTTGTGCCCGGTCATGCCGAACTCAAGGTCAGTATGCGTCTGGTCCCAAACCAAACGCCCGAGAGGGTATTTGCCATGCTGAAGAAGCATGTGGCTCGCGTGAATCCCAGCGTGAAGGTGGAGCGAGAAGGCATGCTTCAGCCGTTTAAGGGTGATTTTGCCGGACCCTATGTGGATTGTGTGAAGCGCGCCATAAAAGCAGGGTTCGGTAAGGATCCGGCCTTTGTGCGAGAAGGAGGATCAATCGGCGCAGTGGTCACCATGCAGAAAGCCTGGAAGGCTCCGATCCTCTTCATGGGTTTGAGCCTGCCGGAACATGGGTATCACGCTCCCAACGAATATTATGATTGGGGGCAAGCCTCCGGGGGAATGAAGGCGTTCGCACACTATTTCTCGGAATTAGCACAGATAGGGAAAGAATAG
- a CDS encoding divalent-cation tolerance protein CutA, whose product MDAETTNVVVVMVTTPSQDEAIKIADQLVKSHLAACASTIPMVRSIYWWEGKIVNDQEALLLIKTTSDKFTSLQETILKMHSYKVPEIIALPVTQGLPPYLEWVHRETS is encoded by the coding sequence ATGGATGCCGAAACGACCAATGTGGTGGTTGTAATGGTCACAACACCAAGCCAAGATGAAGCGATCAAGATTGCCGATCAACTGGTCAAATCTCACCTAGCAGCCTGCGCATCAACGATTCCCATGGTTCGCTCAATTTATTGGTGGGAGGGGAAAATCGTGAATGATCAGGAAGCGCTACTTCTGATCAAGACTACCTCGGATAAATTCACTTCCCTTCAGGAGACAATTCTAAAGATGCATTCTTATAAAGTGCCGGAAATCATAGCCCTTCCGGTAACTCAAGGGTTGCCACCGTATCTTGAGTGGGTTCACCGTGAGACATCCTAG
- a CDS encoding M23 family metallopeptidase, which yields MSQTNGPEGDAYTVVVFRGSTAKPLRFSFSKKLLRRLLVCVGLVVLADLLVVSHYVIRTGEVWELAAFRTEAMSAREQTAAFTSAIDDLKKRIGAMNEVNQRLRVMLGIEVPKSGDMVNGRGGEEVPLPEEGGIPRANGNNPMDPMPSSMERTEGATEQSSASIEPSPNDVAAVAAVKEGLEWLSKAATAQERMLNELSQAAEQRSTRWASTPSIWPVRGWVTSGFGPRISPFTEKPAWHDGLDIGAAPNTPVRAPAQGRITSIGYDPKLGHMVRVDHGYGVETLYGHLAKALVKEGQRVDRGDVIALVGSSGLSTGPHLHYMVKLNGQALDPTKYILE from the coding sequence ATGAGTCAGACAAACGGTCCAGAAGGTGATGCCTATACGGTCGTAGTTTTCCGAGGGTCCACTGCAAAGCCCCTTCGCTTCAGCTTTTCGAAGAAGCTTCTCCGTAGGTTGCTTGTGTGTGTGGGGCTGGTCGTTCTTGCCGATCTCCTTGTGGTCTCTCACTACGTTATTAGAACGGGAGAAGTATGGGAACTGGCTGCTTTTCGTACTGAAGCAATGAGTGCGAGAGAGCAGACTGCGGCATTCACGAGCGCCATTGATGATCTGAAGAAGCGCATTGGGGCTATGAATGAGGTAAATCAAAGACTTCGGGTCATGCTCGGAATAGAGGTTCCTAAGTCAGGCGATATGGTCAATGGTCGAGGTGGTGAGGAAGTGCCGCTTCCTGAGGAAGGGGGCATACCTCGCGCTAACGGGAACAATCCCATGGACCCCATGCCGAGCTCTATGGAGCGTACGGAGGGAGCCACCGAGCAATCCTCTGCCAGCATTGAACCATCTCCAAATGACGTGGCGGCTGTGGCCGCAGTCAAGGAAGGCCTGGAATGGCTTTCGAAAGCCGCGACGGCACAAGAGCGCATGTTGAACGAGTTATCACAAGCTGCCGAGCAACGCTCAACTCGCTGGGCTTCCACACCTTCGATTTGGCCTGTGAGAGGGTGGGTGACGTCGGGGTTTGGTCCTCGAATTTCTCCGTTTACGGAAAAACCGGCCTGGCATGACGGATTGGATATCGGAGCCGCGCCAAACACTCCAGTCCGTGCTCCCGCTCAAGGAAGGATTACATCCATAGGATACGATCCTAAGCTTGGGCACATGGTTCGTGTTGACCATGGCTATGGAGTTGAAACTCTGTATGGGCACCTGGCGAAGGCACTGGTGAAAGAAGGCCAGAGAGTCGATCGCGGCGACGTCATTGCGCTTGTCGGGAGCTCGGGCCTTTCCACGGGTCCTCACCTCCACTACATGGTGAAATTGAACGGACAGGCACTAGACCCCACCAAGTACATCCTAGAGTAA
- a CDS encoding formate--tetrahydrofolate ligase, which yields MTDLDIAQSVNPRPIVDIGFQLGIRPEELTLYGRDKAKVSLQVLDRLRSVPKGRYVLVTAINPTPLGEGKTTTSIGLAMGLSRLGHRTALTLRQPSLGPVFGVKGGGTGGGRAQVIPMEDINLHLTGDAHAVAASHNLLSAFLDNHLFHGNALSIDPQRVTWPRTLSISDRALREVLLGEESDRRLGQFVITEASEIMAALALAKDHRDLRGRLGRIVVGLTKSGAPVTAEELGCVGSMVVLLKDALRPNLVQTLEGTPAFVHTGPFGNIAHGNCSIISDAIALRCADFVVTEAGFGSDLGAEKFFNIKCRVSGVTPAVAVVVVTLRALKLHGGGGVAKAGVALPASLTGPNQDALSKGISNLEQHVANILAHGVPVVVAVNAFKSDPQDELDWVREQSLKMGAVDAAVSTHWADGGKGAEQLAAAVAKASEKPAHFRHLYELAWPIRRKIEIIATQMYGAAGVKFEPEAERQIDTAEALGFGGLPVCMAKTPLSLSHDPTLKGRPTGFTVPIRELRILAGAGFVTAVCSGIQLMPGLPKNPAGERISLDATSGNIVGLS from the coding sequence TTGACCGACCTCGACATCGCGCAGTCTGTCAATCCCCGCCCTATCGTCGATATCGGTTTCCAGCTCGGGATACGTCCCGAAGAGCTCACCCTGTATGGTCGCGACAAGGCAAAAGTCTCCCTGCAGGTATTGGATCGTCTCCGGTCAGTGCCGAAGGGACGGTATGTCCTTGTTACAGCGATTAATCCAACACCCTTAGGAGAAGGGAAGACGACGACCTCCATAGGCCTTGCCATGGGACTCTCACGGCTTGGGCACCGGACCGCGCTTACCCTTCGGCAGCCCTCCCTCGGTCCCGTGTTTGGAGTGAAGGGCGGTGGTACCGGCGGGGGGCGCGCCCAAGTTATTCCGATGGAGGATATCAACCTTCACCTGACCGGGGATGCCCATGCAGTCGCCGCCAGTCATAATCTTCTGTCAGCGTTCCTCGATAATCATCTGTTTCACGGAAATGCACTCTCGATCGACCCTCAACGGGTCACATGGCCTCGGACTCTAAGTATCAGTGATCGGGCTCTCAGGGAGGTCTTGCTGGGAGAGGAGTCAGACAGGCGCTTGGGGCAGTTTGTCATTACCGAGGCATCAGAAATTATGGCGGCGCTGGCCTTGGCAAAGGATCACCGAGACCTCCGTGGCCGACTTGGCCGAATTGTGGTGGGGCTTACGAAATCAGGTGCGCCGGTCACAGCCGAAGAGCTCGGTTGTGTGGGATCAATGGTTGTCCTGCTAAAAGACGCCCTAAGGCCGAACCTGGTCCAAACGCTCGAAGGGACTCCTGCATTCGTCCATACGGGGCCATTCGGCAACATTGCGCACGGCAACTGCTCGATCATATCCGATGCGATTGCTTTGAGATGTGCGGATTTCGTCGTGACAGAGGCGGGTTTCGGCAGCGATCTTGGAGCAGAGAAGTTTTTTAATATTAAGTGCCGGGTGTCGGGAGTCACACCGGCGGTGGCGGTTGTTGTAGTGACATTAAGGGCGTTGAAACTCCATGGCGGTGGCGGTGTCGCCAAGGCCGGCGTTGCGCTACCCGCAAGTTTGACGGGGCCGAATCAGGACGCGTTATCGAAGGGAATCTCCAATCTCGAACAGCATGTCGCCAACATACTGGCGCATGGTGTCCCGGTCGTTGTCGCGGTGAACGCCTTCAAGAGTGATCCCCAGGATGAGTTGGATTGGGTTCGAGAACAGTCGCTGAAGATGGGAGCCGTGGATGCGGCGGTTTCAACCCATTGGGCTGACGGTGGCAAGGGGGCTGAACAGCTGGCAGCTGCGGTTGCCAAGGCATCCGAGAAGCCGGCCCATTTCAGACATCTCTACGAATTAGCCTGGCCGATCAGAAGAAAGATCGAAATCATTGCTACTCAGATGTATGGCGCAGCGGGGGTCAAGTTTGAGCCGGAGGCGGAGCGTCAGATTGACACCGCAGAAGCATTGGGATTCGGTGGTTTACCCGTCTGTATGGCCAAAACTCCGCTGTCGTTGTCACACGATCCCACATTAAAGGGGAGGCCGACCGGATTCACGGTTCCCATTCGGGAACTGCGTATTTTGGCCGGAGCGGGATTCGTGACTGCCGTTTGTTCGGGGATTCAATTGATGCCGGGATTGCCCAAGAATCCGGCTGGTGAGCGGATCAGCCTTGACGCAACAAGCGGAAACATTGTGGGACTTTCGTGA
- a CDS encoding protease modulator HflC: protein MTKQGLAITVLAAIVALFVLGASPIFVVDVIQTAIVVQLGKPVRNITEPGLYMKMPFVQEVTYFEKRLLDYDSNAQDVITQDKKTLLLDNFAKWRIVDPLKVYQNFQSQRGALQRLHDIIYSELRVELGRHELLEIVSSTRAEIMRVVTERSNEKASAYGIEIQDVRIKRADLPEQNEKAVFARMQAERERQAKQYRAEGAEEAQKIRSEAEKDREIILAQAYKESEELRGSGDAKAFRTYADAYRQDQKFFEFTRSMEAYKSAFKDGSTLVMSPDSEFFRYLKQR from the coding sequence ATGACGAAGCAGGGATTGGCGATCACAGTCCTGGCCGCGATTGTCGCGTTGTTTGTGCTTGGCGCGTCTCCGATCTTCGTCGTGGACGTCATCCAGACGGCCATCGTCGTGCAACTCGGGAAACCCGTGCGCAATATCACCGAACCCGGACTTTACATGAAAATGCCGTTCGTCCAGGAGGTGACGTACTTCGAGAAACGATTGCTGGATTACGACTCAAACGCGCAGGATGTCATTACACAGGACAAGAAGACATTGTTGCTGGATAACTTTGCGAAATGGAGAATTGTCGATCCTCTAAAAGTTTACCAAAACTTCCAGAGTCAGCGGGGCGCACTCCAACGATTGCACGATATCATCTATTCTGAGCTCCGCGTCGAACTAGGCCGTCACGAGTTGCTCGAGATCGTCTCGAGCACGAGGGCCGAGATCATGCGGGTGGTCACCGAACGGTCGAATGAAAAGGCCTCGGCGTATGGCATCGAGATCCAGGATGTGCGGATCAAGCGCGCCGATTTGCCTGAACAGAACGAAAAAGCGGTCTTCGCGCGTATGCAAGCGGAGCGAGAACGGCAGGCCAAACAGTATCGAGCGGAAGGAGCCGAGGAAGCGCAAAAAATCCGGTCAGAAGCCGAAAAAGACCGGGAAATCATCCTCGCCCAAGCCTATAAAGAATCCGAAGAACTCCGCGGCAGCGGCGACGCCAAAGCGTTTCGGACCTATGCCGATGCGTACAGACAGGACCAGAAGTTTTTCGAGTTTACCCGTTCCATGGAAGCCTACAAGTCCGCCTTCAAGGACGGTTCGACCTTGGTAATGAGCCCGGATTCAGAATTCTTCCGCTACTTGAAACAACGCTGA
- the hflK gene encoding FtsH protease activity modulator HflK, whose translation MVWDPKDPWGKKADPLEEAFKQAQSQFKDLFPPGKLKSLLPSGGMWNLILAALVILLLWQSVFIIAPDEEGVVKRFGVPVRAVEPGPHFKIPLVESVLQPKVAKLYRVEVGFRTNQQGRQQMVPQEALMLTGDMNILAIEFIVQYKIKEARDFLFNVADIHETIGKAAEASMREVVGKSKIDEALTTGKAVIQQDTLTLLQMILDQYRSGVQIAAVQLQDVGPPEAVAAAFKDVTNAKEDREKLINQAQGYRNDIIPRAKGEAAELVNRAKGFAQARLNRAQGETNRFLATLKEYNQAKDVISKRIYIETMEEILPNMEKIIIDGKGGERLLPYLPLDRHSRPASTAGVKSVPQSEIEESRPEPSPSLKSRGTRP comes from the coding sequence ATGGTCTGGGACCCAAAAGATCCTTGGGGTAAAAAGGCTGATCCGCTTGAGGAAGCATTCAAGCAGGCCCAATCGCAATTCAAGGATCTGTTTCCTCCCGGCAAGTTGAAAAGCCTCCTACCTTCGGGTGGAATGTGGAACCTCATCCTCGCCGCATTGGTGATTCTGCTGCTCTGGCAGAGTGTGTTCATCATCGCTCCCGACGAAGAAGGTGTCGTGAAACGATTCGGTGTGCCGGTCCGCGCCGTTGAGCCCGGTCCTCACTTCAAGATTCCTCTCGTTGAATCCGTTCTCCAGCCGAAAGTCGCTAAACTCTATCGTGTGGAGGTCGGCTTCCGCACCAACCAGCAAGGCCGCCAGCAGATGGTGCCTCAGGAAGCCCTGATGCTGACCGGCGATATGAACATTCTCGCCATCGAGTTCATCGTCCAGTATAAGATTAAGGAAGCTCGCGACTTCCTGTTCAACGTAGCGGATATCCATGAAACGATCGGTAAGGCGGCTGAAGCCTCGATGCGGGAAGTGGTCGGTAAGAGCAAGATCGACGAAGCCCTGACCACCGGGAAAGCGGTGATTCAGCAAGACACCTTGACGTTGCTCCAAATGATCCTCGATCAGTACCGCTCCGGCGTGCAGATTGCCGCCGTGCAACTTCAAGACGTCGGTCCGCCCGAAGCGGTCGCCGCCGCCTTCAAAGACGTGACAAACGCCAAAGAAGACCGTGAAAAGCTCATCAATCAAGCCCAAGGATACCGGAACGACATCATTCCAAGAGCCAAAGGTGAAGCCGCTGAACTAGTCAACCGGGCAAAGGGGTTTGCGCAGGCGCGACTCAATCGCGCCCAGGGAGAGACGAACCGTTTCCTCGCGACGTTGAAGGAATACAACCAGGCGAAGGACGTAATCAGCAAACGGATCTATATCGAAACGATGGAAGAAATCCTTCCGAATATGGAAAAAATCATCATCGACGGAAAAGGCGGTGAGCGTTTGCTGCCGTATCTTCCCTTAGACCGTCATTCCAGGCCTGCGTCCACGGCCGGCGTCAAGTCAGTGCCACAATCGGAGATTGAGGAGTCCCGGCCTGAGCCATCTCCTAGCTTAAAATCTCGGGGTACCAGACCATGA
- a CDS encoding FRG domain-containing protein, which translates to MRGQWIGNVSGQNKGLLMLNVDDRGTHFEGIAYLNVTNRHLPSTAATFVTANKERSFEFRTTSVLPINPIKGVVDSWDNGKQFYDPQIRISGYADVKGTWNDNFIELSWTTELGTQGSCKLPKSQADKPSNLHSCSMEWREFKEYVLALEGRRYLFRGQSYPWRLRTSFFRAGRADPIGFLNEDIQTLHGHLSARTKHVFRLNIPDENGAFFNLVQHHGYPTPLLDWTYSRYVAAFFAYREILNNKTKAVLEGGKVRIFVLIKPSGRNLLVKLFSEGRKKPGDPCRCSLQILNDGRCQVFHSYIAWRVGSTQQ; encoded by the coding sequence ATGAGGGGTCAGTGGATCGGAAATGTTTCTGGACAGAACAAAGGACTACTCATGCTCAATGTGGACGATAGAGGGACTCACTTTGAAGGAATAGCCTACTTAAATGTCACAAACAGGCATTTACCAAGCACAGCAGCAACCTTCGTCACGGCGAACAAAGAGAGAAGTTTCGAATTCAGAACAACAAGCGTATTACCGATCAATCCAATAAAAGGTGTTGTGGACTCTTGGGACAACGGTAAACAATTCTACGACCCTCAAATCAGGATCTCAGGCTACGCGGACGTCAAAGGAACATGGAACGACAATTTCATCGAGTTGTCATGGACAACTGAACTAGGCACTCAGGGTTCCTGCAAGCTGCCAAAATCACAGGCTGATAAGCCCTCGAATCTCCATTCATGCAGTATGGAGTGGAGGGAATTCAAGGAATATGTTCTGGCTTTAGAAGGTCGACGATACCTTTTTAGAGGTCAAAGTTATCCTTGGAGGCTACGCACTTCATTCTTCCGGGCAGGAAGAGCTGATCCTATTGGATTTCTGAATGAAGACATCCAAACTCTGCACGGGCACCTCAGCGCACGGACGAAGCATGTGTTCAGGTTGAACATCCCTGATGAGAATGGTGCCTTTTTCAATCTCGTGCAGCATCATGGCTACCCTACACCACTATTGGATTGGACATACTCCCGTTATGTCGCAGCTTTCTTCGCATACAGAGAGATTTTAAATAACAAGACAAAGGCTGTACTGGAAGGCGGAAAAGTACGAATATTTGTTTTGATCAAGCCCAGTGGAAGAAATCTTCTAGTCAAGTTGTTCAGTGAAGGCAGGAAAAAACCCGGTGATCCCTGTCGTTGCTCGTTGCAAATACTCAACGATGGACGGTGTCAGGTTTTTCATTCATACATTGCTTGGCGCGTTGGCTCCACGCAGCAGTGA
- a CDS encoding GNAT family N-acetyltransferase, with product MTFHLTLAEADDAEAIATMVGELLHEIMALVSDKSFDFDVAETVGRARSWMAEGLYTVLLARVADKPIGVLALYESYALYTGGVYGTIPEFYVRSAYRSQGIGSALLAEAQRVGRKRGWTRLEVTTPPLPHFDRTLSFYQRNHFTLSGGRKLKLEL from the coding sequence ATGACATTTCACCTCACACTCGCAGAAGCTGATGACGCGGAGGCCATTGCGACGATGGTGGGGGAACTGTTGCATGAGATCATGGCCCTCGTGAGCGACAAGAGTTTTGATTTCGATGTTGCCGAAACTGTCGGTCGAGCCCGCTCTTGGATGGCGGAGGGACTGTACACCGTGTTGCTCGCGCGGGTGGCAGACAAGCCGATTGGAGTGCTTGCTCTCTATGAAAGTTATGCGCTGTACACCGGAGGTGTGTATGGAACGATCCCGGAATTCTATGTCCGGTCGGCGTACCGTTCGCAAGGGATCGGATCAGCATTACTCGCCGAAGCTCAAAGGGTTGGCCGGAAACGAGGGTGGACACGTCTCGAAGTCACCACTCCTCCGTTACCGCACTTCGATCGGACGCTGAGCTTCTATCAACGGAACCACTTCACCCTCTCCGGTGGGCGCAAGTTGAAATTGGAGCTGTGA